A single Thermaerobacter sp. FW80 DNA region contains:
- a CDS encoding CaiB/BaiF CoA-transferase family protein — MKGRRGPLVGIRVLDLSRVLSGPYCTMMLADFGADVIKVERPETGDDTRGWGPPFINGEAAYFLAVNRNKRSVVVDLKAPEGRDLIRRMARQCDVVVENFRPGTAARLGIGPDDLLRENPRLIYASISGFGQDGPYSDKPGYDAIAQAMGGIMHVTGEPDRPPVRAGVAIADIGAGMWAAFGILAALWERERSGRGQVVDVSLLEGQIAWLTYVAGNYFATGQVPRRYGSAHPNLVPYQAFETADGHLIVAVGNDSLWRRFCEAAERPDLAADPRYATNAGRVEHREELLPELEALMRSRTTAEWLERLDRAGVPAGPILSIADLARDPHVQHRQMIVSLEHSRAGVIRVTGIPVKLSTTPGAIYAPPPLLGQHTDQVLEELGLPAEERRRLREAGVIA; from the coding sequence GTGAAGGGCCGTCGAGGACCGCTGGTGGGCATCCGCGTGCTCGACCTCTCGCGGGTGCTGAGCGGACCGTACTGCACGATGATGCTGGCCGACTTCGGCGCCGACGTGATCAAGGTCGAGCGGCCCGAGACGGGCGACGACACCCGGGGCTGGGGGCCGCCCTTCATCAACGGCGAGGCGGCCTACTTCCTCGCCGTCAACCGCAACAAGCGCAGCGTGGTGGTCGACCTGAAGGCACCCGAGGGCCGGGACCTGATCCGGCGCATGGCGCGGCAGTGCGACGTGGTGGTGGAGAACTTCCGCCCGGGCACCGCCGCCCGGCTGGGCATCGGCCCCGACGACCTGCTGCGCGAGAACCCGCGGCTGATCTATGCGTCGATCTCCGGATTCGGCCAGGACGGCCCCTACAGCGACAAGCCGGGCTACGACGCCATCGCCCAGGCCATGGGCGGCATCATGCACGTCACCGGCGAGCCCGACCGGCCGCCGGTGCGGGCCGGCGTGGCCATCGCCGACATCGGCGCCGGGATGTGGGCCGCCTTCGGCATCCTGGCCGCCCTGTGGGAGCGGGAGCGCTCCGGCCGCGGCCAGGTGGTGGACGTCTCCCTGCTGGAAGGCCAGATCGCCTGGCTGACCTACGTCGCCGGCAACTACTTCGCCACCGGCCAGGTCCCGCGCCGCTACGGCTCGGCCCACCCCAACCTGGTGCCGTACCAGGCCTTCGAGACGGCCGACGGCCACCTGATCGTGGCGGTGGGCAACGACAGCCTCTGGCGGCGCTTCTGCGAGGCGGCGGAACGGCCCGACCTGGCCGCCGACCCGCGCTACGCCACCAACGCCGGGCGCGTGGAGCACCGGGAGGAGCTCCTGCCGGAGCTCGAGGCCCTGATGCGCAGCCGGACCACCGCCGAGTGGCTCGAGCGCTTGGACCGGGCCGGGGTGCCGGCGGGTCCCATCCTCAGCATTGCCGACCTGGCCCGCGATCCCCACGTCCAGCACCGGCAGATGATCGTGTCCCTGGAGCACTCGCGGGCCGGGGTCATCCGGGTGACGGGCATCCCGGTCAAGCTCTCGACCACCCCGGGCGCCATCTACGCACCCCCGCCCCTGCTCGGCCAGCACACCGACCAGGTGCTGGAGGAACTCGGCCTGCCGGCCGAGGAGCGCCGGCGGCTGCGGGAGGCGGGGGTCATCGCCTGA